Proteins from one Pseudarthrobacter sp. BIM B-2242 genomic window:
- a CDS encoding energy-coupling factor transporter transmembrane protein EcfT, with protein MRDTLTLRGNQALLTRANPLAKFGSVFLITLVLALSIDWVSASVALAAELALFPLAGLTLRLLWQRGWPLILAAAVGGWSTAIVAADSGAVLLDVGIWSISEGSLQLGLGFMLRGLAIALPAILLMTCTDPTDLADALAQKARLPHRFVLGTLAAMRLVGLLAEEWQTIGMARRARGVGSHGSPLQRLRATLGQSFGLLVQAIRRASRLAVTMEARGFGTGQRTWARESTYSLLDVWVVLGGVLIAAAAVVAAAGMGTWNFVWR; from the coding sequence ATGAGGGACACCCTGACCCTCCGCGGCAACCAGGCGCTGCTGACGCGGGCCAACCCGCTGGCCAAGTTCGGCTCGGTGTTCCTGATCACCCTGGTGCTGGCACTCTCCATCGACTGGGTGTCCGCCTCGGTGGCGCTCGCGGCTGAGCTGGCGCTGTTCCCGCTCGCCGGGCTCACGCTGCGCCTGCTCTGGCAGCGTGGCTGGCCGCTGATCCTGGCGGCAGCGGTAGGCGGGTGGAGCACGGCGATCGTCGCGGCGGACAGCGGCGCTGTACTGCTCGACGTCGGGATCTGGTCCATCAGCGAAGGTTCGCTTCAGCTGGGGCTCGGGTTTATGCTCCGCGGACTCGCTATTGCGCTGCCCGCGATCCTGCTGATGACCTGCACGGATCCCACCGACCTTGCCGACGCCCTGGCGCAGAAGGCCCGGCTGCCGCACCGCTTTGTCCTGGGCACCCTGGCCGCCATGCGGCTCGTTGGACTCCTGGCCGAGGAATGGCAGACCATCGGCATGGCCCGGCGGGCCCGCGGCGTGGGCTCCCATGGCAGCCCGCTGCAGCGGCTGCGGGCCACCCTCGGCCAGAGCTTCGGGCTGCTGGTGCAGGCCATCCGCCGGGCCTCCCGGCTTGCCGTCACGATGGAAGCGCGCGGCTTCGGCACCGGCCAGCGGACGTGGGCCCGTGAATCGACCTACTCGCTGCTGGACGTCTGGGTAGTGCTGGGCGGCGTGCTGATCGCTGCGGCCGCTGTGGTTGCCGCGGCCGGAATGGGGACCTGGAACTTCGTCTGGCGTTAG
- a CDS encoding ABC transporter ATP-binding protein — protein MTAFDAGASAVRPAAVSARGWGWRHAGRAAPAVQGLDLDIAPGERVLLLGPSGAGKSTLLHALAGVLGDEGDDADETGSLLIDGVAPRSRRGRAGLMQQDPETQVVLSRLGDDVAFGAENLAVPRDEIWKRVHEALDDVGLRSAVGSPGAARLPLDHPTSALSGGQKQRLALAGILAMRPGLILLDEPTANLDPAGVLEVRDAVGRCLDKTGATMVVVEHRVSVWKDVVDRIVVLQPGSAAASGAPGSSSGVLLDGPPDRVLAEARDMLIGAGVWVPGYVPSTRPRRGISAGGSAVAGQLLLAAENVAVSRERPRRRGFRTIAPVPVQTGITAQVRAGQALTVTGPNGAGKSTFALTLAGLLAPVAGKVSAAVELSEGAGIDPFRWKAKQLISRIGTVFQEPEHQFVTGRVLDELMFGPRHLGHGEERVDELLERLRLTHLVDANPYTLSGGEKRRLSVATVLAAHPRVLVLDEPTFGQDANTWAELASFLSELLDAGTSVVSMTHDEEFSAVLGGAELRLGPALRGGARQEAEAA, from the coding sequence ATGACCGCTTTCGACGCCGGCGCTTCCGCGGTGCGCCCCGCTGCGGTATCAGCCCGTGGCTGGGGCTGGCGGCACGCCGGCCGTGCCGCCCCCGCCGTCCAGGGGCTGGACCTCGACATCGCCCCTGGTGAGCGGGTGCTGCTTTTGGGCCCTTCCGGCGCAGGCAAATCGACGCTGCTGCACGCCCTCGCCGGGGTGCTGGGGGATGAAGGGGACGACGCCGACGAGACCGGTTCGCTGCTGATCGACGGCGTTGCGCCGCGGAGCCGGCGCGGCCGTGCAGGGCTGATGCAGCAGGATCCTGAAACGCAGGTGGTCCTCTCGCGGCTGGGCGACGACGTCGCCTTTGGCGCCGAAAACCTGGCTGTTCCGCGGGACGAGATCTGGAAGCGGGTCCACGAGGCGCTCGACGACGTCGGGCTGCGCAGTGCCGTCGGATCCCCGGGTGCCGCCCGGCTCCCGCTGGACCACCCGACGTCGGCCCTGTCCGGCGGGCAGAAGCAGCGGCTGGCGCTGGCGGGCATCCTGGCCATGCGGCCGGGACTGATCCTGCTGGATGAGCCGACAGCCAACCTCGACCCCGCAGGCGTCCTTGAGGTGCGGGACGCGGTGGGCCGTTGCCTCGACAAGACGGGTGCCACGATGGTGGTTGTTGAACACAGGGTGTCCGTCTGGAAAGACGTGGTGGACCGGATTGTGGTGCTGCAGCCGGGCTCGGCAGCGGCCTCCGGCGCTCCCGGCAGTTCGTCGGGCGTGCTGCTGGACGGTCCGCCGGACCGGGTGCTCGCTGAGGCGCGGGACATGCTGATCGGTGCCGGAGTGTGGGTGCCGGGCTATGTTCCGTCCACCCGTCCCCGGCGCGGCATTTCCGCCGGGGGTTCCGCCGTTGCCGGGCAGCTGCTGCTGGCCGCAGAGAACGTCGCAGTCTCCCGCGAGCGGCCCCGCCGCCGCGGCTTCCGCACCATCGCGCCGGTGCCGGTGCAAACGGGCATCACCGCGCAGGTCCGTGCCGGCCAGGCACTCACGGTTACCGGCCCCAACGGCGCCGGCAAGTCCACGTTCGCCCTGACGCTCGCCGGACTGCTGGCGCCGGTGGCAGGGAAGGTGTCAGCCGCCGTCGAACTGTCCGAAGGCGCCGGAATCGATCCCTTCAGGTGGAAGGCGAAGCAGCTGATATCCCGCATCGGCACGGTGTTCCAGGAGCCCGAGCACCAGTTCGTCACCGGGCGCGTCCTGGACGAGCTGATGTTTGGTCCGCGGCATCTGGGGCATGGCGAGGAACGGGTGGACGAACTGTTGGAGCGGCTCCGCCTCACGCACCTTGTGGACGCCAACCCGTATACGCTGTCCGGCGGCGAAAAGCGGCGGCTGTCGGTGGCGACGGTCCTCGCTGCCCACCCGCGGGTGCTGGTGCTCGACGAGCCCACGTTCGGCCAGGACGCCAACACCTGGGCAGAACTCGCCTCCTTCCTGTCTGAACTGCTCGACGCCGGGACGTCCGTGGTCTCGATGACCCACGACGAAGAATTCAGTGCCGTCCTGGGCGGCGCCGAACTGCGTCTGGGCCCGGCCTTGCGCGGCGGCGCCCGCCAGGAAGCAGAGGCGGCATGA
- a CDS encoding ECF transporter S component has translation MTTAGLKKASYSWRVVDIVVAALIAIAGGVIFWAWSQGAALVSAPMNATYPPLTGLIAGGWMIPAVLGMLIIRKPGAALFCEAVAATGELMMGSQYGTTVLISGILQGLGAELVFAAFAYRKFNLPVALLAGAGAGLFCGLNDSFAPWGWNIAYEAGDKAAYILFCAISGAVIAGAVSWIATRGLAKTGVLSSFASRKAFSEPVFN, from the coding sequence ATGACAACAGCAGGACTCAAGAAGGCCAGCTATTCCTGGCGCGTTGTGGACATTGTGGTGGCGGCTTTGATCGCCATCGCCGGCGGCGTCATTTTCTGGGCCTGGTCCCAGGGCGCAGCGCTGGTGTCCGCGCCGATGAACGCCACCTACCCGCCCCTCACAGGCCTGATCGCGGGCGGCTGGATGATTCCGGCCGTGCTGGGCATGCTCATCATCCGCAAACCGGGCGCAGCGCTGTTCTGTGAGGCCGTGGCCGCGACCGGTGAGCTCATGATGGGTTCCCAGTACGGCACCACCGTGCTGATCTCCGGCATCCTGCAGGGCCTCGGCGCCGAACTGGTGTTCGCCGCCTTCGCCTACAGGAAGTTCAACCTGCCCGTGGCCCTGCTCGCCGGCGCCGGCGCCGGACTGTTCTGCGGCCTGAACGATTCCTTCGCGCCCTGGGGCTGGAACATCGCCTACGAGGCCGGCGACAAGGCCGCGTACATTCTGTTCTGCGCCATCTCCGGTGCCGTCATTGCCGGCGCCGTGTCCTGGATCGCCACCCGCGGCCTCGCCAAAACCGGCGTCCTGAGCTCCTTCGCGTCCCGGAAGGCCTTCTCGGAACCCGTCTTCAACTGA
- a CDS encoding heme-degrading domain-containing protein, whose translation MTADASNVTVFDPDSGEAQPPGSLEALIARIEAEVSELQFPRFTKDDALNLGLLLVELGKSRKLPIAIDITKGEQVLFHVALDGATPDNGHWIRAKQRTAARYDVPSLLVGLRGRLGGGRIEDQGWYDESTYAAHGGCFPVYVTGVGAVATVAVSGLPQMQDHNLVVEAVREILASMGQP comes from the coding sequence ATGACTGCCGACGCCTCGAATGTGACCGTGTTCGATCCCGACTCCGGCGAAGCCCAGCCGCCAGGCTCGCTCGAGGCTCTGATCGCGCGGATAGAGGCTGAGGTCAGCGAGCTGCAGTTCCCCCGGTTTACCAAGGACGACGCCCTCAACCTTGGGCTGCTGCTGGTGGAGCTGGGCAAATCCCGGAAGCTGCCCATCGCCATCGACATCACCAAGGGTGAACAGGTCCTTTTCCATGTGGCCCTGGACGGCGCCACGCCCGACAACGGGCACTGGATCCGGGCGAAGCAGCGCACGGCCGCGCGCTACGACGTCCCGTCCCTGCTGGTGGGCCTGCGCGGAAGGCTGGGCGGCGGCCGGATCGAGGACCAGGGCTGGTACGACGAATCGACCTACGCGGCCCACGGCGGCTGCTTCCCGGTCTACGTCACGGGAGTCGGGGCGGTGGCGACGGTGGCTGTCTCCGGACTCCCGCAGATGCAGGACCACAACCTCGTGGTGGAGGCGGTGCGGGAAATACTGGCCTCCATGGGGCAGCCCTAG
- a CDS encoding DUF4235 domain-containing protein — protein sequence MNLFIKLLGTGISLAAGFVGTKVVNTVWEKSTGRKPPTGKDEDTPTSLRSALTFALISASVSTIIQVLANRGTQRAITRFAKSQDIV from the coding sequence ATGAACCTGTTCATCAAGCTGCTCGGCACAGGAATCAGCCTCGCCGCCGGGTTTGTCGGCACCAAGGTGGTTAATACCGTGTGGGAAAAGTCCACCGGCCGTAAGCCCCCCACAGGCAAGGACGAAGACACCCCCACAAGCCTGCGCTCGGCGTTGACGTTTGCGCTCATTTCAGCCTCGGTCAGCACCATCATCCAGGTCCTCGCCAACCGCGGCACGCAGCGGGCCATCACGCGTTTCGCCAAGAGCCAGGACATCGTCTAG
- the mnhG gene encoding monovalent cation/H(+) antiporter subunit G, with amino-acid sequence MSPEPNVVDGIIDTLTAVFLVVGALMSLAAAVGLLRFPDLLSRMHAATKPQVLGLFLLLAAIGLQMRTLWVWPVLLVAWIFQLLTVPVSAHMVGRSGYRTKHLHRELLSSDDLDAVVEKAAQSSRDNASDAGGRD; translated from the coding sequence ATGAGTCCTGAACCGAACGTGGTGGATGGCATCATCGATACCCTGACGGCGGTTTTCCTGGTGGTGGGTGCGCTGATGTCCCTGGCCGCCGCCGTCGGCCTGCTGCGCTTCCCGGACCTGCTGAGCCGGATGCACGCGGCCACCAAGCCGCAGGTGCTGGGCCTTTTCCTGCTGCTTGCCGCCATCGGTCTGCAGATGCGGACGCTGTGGGTATGGCCGGTGCTGCTGGTGGCGTGGATTTTCCAGTTACTGACGGTGCCGGTGTCCGCCCATATGGTGGGCCGCTCCGGCTACCGCACCAAGCACCTGCACCGCGAGCTGCTCAGCTCCGATGACCTGGATGCCGTGGTGGAGAAGGCCGCGCAGTCGTCCAGGGATAACGCGTCCGACGCTGGCGGCCGGGACTGA
- a CDS encoding monovalent cation/H+ antiporter complex subunit F — MMQTVLTVTAVILSLAAAGAIIRIARGPSLLDRVLASDVLLAILGAALCVDMAVNRHLNNLMLLVALSVVGFIGSVTVARFVADRREQTHES; from the coding sequence ATGATGCAGACCGTCCTGACTGTCACCGCAGTCATTCTTTCGCTGGCTGCGGCGGGAGCCATCATCCGGATCGCCCGCGGCCCGTCGCTGCTGGACCGCGTGCTGGCCTCCGACGTCCTGCTCGCCATCCTCGGCGCGGCACTGTGCGTTGACATGGCCGTCAACAGGCACCTGAACAACCTGATGCTGCTCGTGGCGCTTTCCGTTGTCGGTTTCATCGGCTCGGTCACAGTGGCACGCTTTGTGGCCGACCGGCGGGAGCAGACCCATGAGTCCTGA
- a CDS encoding Na+/H+ antiporter subunit E — translation MSRRRISLRQELPLLVWLVIVWGALWQDFSPGNLLFGALLSVLVARMFYLPPVELSGRFNILYAVPFALQFLWRVAAASIEVMYLAAIRGPKVINAVVAVRLRSHQDLIVTAVGHVISLIPGSLVVEVDRSTSTLYLHALNVSTPEDAENLRSEVRSIEARLIRIMGSPEELELVRQEAAA, via the coding sequence ATGAGCCGCCGCCGGATTTCCCTGCGCCAGGAACTTCCGCTCCTGGTCTGGCTGGTGATTGTCTGGGGTGCGCTGTGGCAGGACTTCAGCCCCGGCAACCTGCTCTTTGGCGCGCTGCTGTCCGTGCTGGTGGCACGCATGTTCTACCTCCCCCCGGTGGAACTCAGCGGCCGCTTCAATATCCTCTACGCCGTGCCCTTCGCCCTGCAGTTCCTGTGGCGGGTGGCGGCAGCGAGCATCGAGGTGATGTACCTGGCGGCCATCCGCGGACCGAAGGTGATCAACGCCGTCGTGGCTGTCCGGCTGCGAAGCCACCAGGACCTGATCGTCACCGCCGTGGGGCACGTGATCTCGCTGATCCCCGGATCCCTGGTGGTGGAAGTGGACCGGTCAACGTCCACCCTGTACCTGCACGCGCTTAATGTCAGCACACCAGAGGACGCAGAGAACCTGCGCAGCGAAGTCCGTTCCATCGAAGCCCGCCTGATCAGGATCATGGGCAGCCCGGAAGAACTCGAACTCGTCCGGCAGGAGGCCGCAGCATGA
- a CDS encoding Na+/H+ antiporter subunit D — translation MNIASFAPLAVLLPILGAALAFLLFRHSRAQRAVSIAVLSLTLLLECFLLASVWDGGTAAVNIGGWLPPWGITMVVDQFSSLMLVVSSAVSLAVLIYATGQGMADGDQDAPVSIFHPTFLILVAGVSNAFLSGDLFNLYVGFEILLTASYVLMTLGGTGPRIRAGVTYVVVSVVSSVLFLISIAMVYGATGTVNMADLAVKLADLDEGTQTLLHVMLLVAFGIKAAVFPLSFWLPDSYPTAPAPVTAVFAGLLTKVGVYAMVRTETLLFPGDSLNTPLMVAALLTMVVGILGALAQSDIKRLLSFTLVSHIGYMVFGLAMSSVAGLGAAVFYVAHHITIQTSLFLVTGLIERRGGSSSVDRLAGLAKLSPMLALLFFVPAMNLAGIPPFSGFLGKVGLIQAGIGLGTPLAYALVIGGVVTSLLTLLAVARVWNRAFWRKPSDAEHPDPVLLAVPEDSDTGRRAGRNNVTLLPRTMVGSTFGLVILGVALTVFAGPLFRVSDQAAEEMLDRSSYIQAVLGEDTEVPPLALKPGGGK, via the coding sequence GTGAACATCGCAAGCTTTGCCCCGCTCGCCGTCCTGCTTCCCATCCTCGGCGCCGCACTGGCCTTCCTGCTGTTCCGGCACTCCCGTGCGCAGCGGGCCGTGAGCATCGCTGTACTGTCCCTGACGCTTCTGCTGGAGTGCTTCCTGCTTGCGTCGGTCTGGGACGGCGGGACCGCTGCGGTGAACATCGGCGGGTGGCTGCCGCCCTGGGGCATCACCATGGTGGTGGATCAGTTCTCGTCCCTGATGCTGGTGGTCTCCTCCGCCGTCAGCCTCGCGGTGCTGATCTACGCCACCGGCCAGGGCATGGCCGACGGCGACCAGGACGCCCCGGTATCGATCTTCCACCCGACCTTCCTGATCCTCGTGGCGGGTGTGTCGAACGCGTTTCTGTCCGGGGACCTGTTCAACCTCTACGTCGGCTTCGAAATCCTCCTGACCGCAAGCTACGTGCTGATGACCCTGGGCGGTACCGGCCCCCGGATCCGTGCGGGCGTCACCTACGTGGTGGTGTCCGTGGTGTCCTCCGTCCTGTTCCTGATCTCCATCGCGATGGTCTACGGGGCCACCGGAACTGTGAACATGGCGGACCTCGCCGTCAAGCTTGCGGACCTGGATGAGGGAACGCAGACACTGCTGCACGTGATGCTCCTGGTGGCCTTCGGGATCAAAGCGGCTGTTTTCCCGCTTTCCTTCTGGCTGCCTGACTCGTACCCCACCGCGCCGGCGCCGGTCACTGCGGTGTTCGCCGGCCTGCTGACCAAGGTGGGTGTGTATGCGATGGTCCGGACAGAAACGCTGCTCTTTCCCGGCGACAGCCTGAACACTCCGTTGATGGTGGCGGCGTTGCTGACCATGGTGGTGGGGATCCTTGGTGCCCTGGCCCAGAGCGACATCAAACGTCTCCTGTCCTTCACCCTGGTCAGCCACATCGGCTACATGGTGTTCGGCCTGGCCATGTCTTCCGTGGCCGGCCTGGGTGCTGCCGTGTTCTACGTGGCGCACCACATCACCATCCAGACCAGCCTCTTTCTTGTCACGGGCCTGATCGAACGGCGTGGCGGCAGCTCCTCGGTGGACCGGCTGGCAGGCCTGGCCAAGCTCTCGCCCATGCTTGCCCTGCTCTTCTTTGTGCCGGCGATGAACCTGGCCGGCATTCCGCCCTTCTCCGGGTTCCTGGGCAAGGTGGGCCTGATCCAGGCCGGGATCGGACTGGGCACTCCGCTGGCCTACGCCCTGGTGATCGGCGGCGTGGTCACCAGCCTGCTGACGCTCCTGGCCGTCGCGAGGGTGTGGAACCGTGCCTTCTGGCGCAAGCCCTCGGACGCCGAACACCCGGATCCGGTCCTGCTGGCCGTACCCGAGGATTCTGACACCGGCCGTCGGGCGGGCCGCAACAACGTCACGCTGCTGCCGCGGACCATGGTGGGCTCCACCTTCGGCCTGGTGATCCTTGGCGTGGCCCTCACGGTTTTCGCCGGGCCGCTGTTCCGGGTCTCGGACCAGGCTGCCGAGGAAATGCTTGACAGGTCCTCCTACATCCAGGCCGTGCTGGGTGAAGACACCGAGGTTCCGCCGCTGGCGCTGAAGCCGGGAGGCGGCAAATGA
- a CDS encoding Na(+)/H(+) antiporter subunit C: MSVNLTLLIVMGALYACGIYLILERSLTRVLLGLMLLANATNLLILATGGYAGLAPFFNKDTGANEYADPLPQALILTSIVISFAVTAFMLGIIYRTWVLARQDEIQDDIEDLRVAETPRFDAEDDAPIPAETSEFPLTMLGSDGSSISDHAGSGRPDSGDAESGKEISAGAKKMPAADAAAEEQPGSRNVTPGPEGGVK, from the coding sequence ATGAGTGTCAACCTGACCCTGCTGATTGTGATGGGTGCCCTGTATGCGTGCGGCATCTACCTGATCCTGGAACGCAGCCTCACCCGCGTGCTGCTGGGGCTGATGCTCCTGGCCAACGCCACCAACCTGCTGATTTTGGCCACGGGTGGCTACGCCGGCCTGGCGCCGTTCTTCAACAAGGACACCGGTGCCAACGAATATGCCGACCCCCTTCCGCAGGCCCTGATCCTGACCTCGATCGTGATCTCGTTTGCGGTGACAGCGTTTATGCTCGGCATCATCTACCGCACGTGGGTCCTTGCCCGCCAGGATGAGATCCAGGATGACATCGAGGACCTCAGGGTCGCCGAGACGCCGCGGTTCGACGCCGAGGACGACGCCCCGATTCCGGCCGAAACATCGGAATTCCCCCTGACCATGCTTGGCAGCGACGGCAGCAGCATCTCCGACCATGCAGGCTCAGGCCGCCCCGACTCCGGGGACGCCGAGTCCGGCAAAGAAATTTCGGCCGGCGCCAAGAAGATGCCGGCCGCAGATGCCGCCGCAGAAGAGCAACCCGGTTCACGGAACGTGACCCCTGGCCCCGAAGGAGGTGTGAAGTGA
- a CDS encoding Na+/H+ antiporter subunit A — MITVLAVHFTVAAVAPLLFRAWGRNAFYALAAVPAASFVWLLFQHGAVYSAAGAVSEVNPWIPGLKLEFAFLLDPLAWVMSLLVLGVGALVLVYCARYFGTKDQDLGGFGAQLLAFAGAMFGLVVADDLLLLFIFWELTTILSYLLIGFARTRLAARRSALQALMVTTAGGLAMLVGLIMLGHTAGTYRISEILAQAPTLTTGPGSAIVAAAVVLILVGAISKSALVPFHFWLPGAMAAPTPVSAYLHAAAMVKAGIYLVARLAPGFSEVAYWQPIVLGLGLATMLVGGYRALRQTDIKLILAYGTVSQLGFLTMVVGLGTPDAALAGLAMLLAHGLFKATLFLVVGIIDHQSGTRDVRQLSGVFRSSRALGIVAGIGAASMAGVPLLAGFVAKESVLEAFLHHADGGEPWSMVVLAGIVLGSILTFAYSARFMWGAFAVKPGVEPTPFKAVKPSFLAAPALLSLLSIVYGLWPAPVDAWIQPYAALFASTAPDAGTPAEQAGHLALWHGINPALGLTALTFALGLAMHFGRRLVDRAQSRVPGWIDGDRMYQLTIGALDDVAVWITGRTQRGSLYFYLSVILSMAFALPLTVMLVAGKPIPENLYFIDPYSPLQPVVGAAIVIGALAAVKANRRFLAVLMVSVTGYGIALMFALQGAPDLALTQMLVETIILVAFVLAMRSLPAELRDRTGGRYRVVRVIIGAAFGVTMVFAAIFAMDARVATPVSLEFPRLAYEGGGGLNIVNVTLVDIRAWDTFGEISVLALAATGVASLIFVRGRGDRNLLSATVAEGSVGRRAAADPGSREAAALAISRKFAASTRDAWIVAGRTLAPERRSIIFEVVTRLIFHSLIIFSLYLLLAGHNLPGGGFAGGLTAGLALAIRYLAGGRFELREATPVGAGTLLGIGLATAASSGVVPLLLGGQVFQTAIIEIWLPVFGDIKFVTSTLFDIGVYIVVVGLVLDVLRSLGSEIDEHFDEQTSGPAEEAPAEEALAEDALAGDVLAAAGPAEGHEPVAMSTETTAKGHG, encoded by the coding sequence GTGATCACAGTCCTTGCCGTGCACTTTACGGTGGCTGCTGTGGCTCCCCTTCTGTTCAGGGCCTGGGGCCGCAACGCCTTTTATGCGCTGGCTGCTGTGCCCGCTGCGTCCTTTGTCTGGCTGCTTTTCCAGCACGGCGCGGTGTATTCGGCTGCCGGAGCTGTCTCCGAGGTCAACCCGTGGATCCCCGGACTGAAACTGGAATTCGCGTTCCTGCTGGACCCCCTGGCCTGGGTGATGTCCCTTCTTGTCCTCGGCGTCGGGGCCCTGGTGCTTGTCTACTGTGCCCGGTATTTCGGCACAAAGGACCAGGACCTGGGCGGCTTCGGGGCGCAGCTGCTCGCCTTCGCCGGCGCCATGTTCGGCCTGGTGGTGGCGGACGATCTTCTCCTGCTGTTCATCTTCTGGGAACTCACCACCATCCTGTCCTACCTGCTGATCGGTTTTGCCCGCACCAGGCTGGCGGCCAGGCGGTCCGCGCTCCAAGCCCTGATGGTCACCACCGCCGGCGGGTTGGCCATGCTGGTAGGCCTGATCATGCTGGGCCACACCGCCGGAACGTACCGCATCTCGGAGATCCTCGCCCAGGCTCCCACGCTCACAACCGGGCCAGGCAGCGCGATCGTGGCTGCCGCCGTCGTCCTGATCCTTGTGGGCGCCATCAGCAAGTCCGCACTGGTTCCCTTCCACTTCTGGCTGCCCGGAGCGATGGCGGCACCCACCCCCGTCAGCGCCTACCTGCATGCTGCCGCGATGGTGAAGGCCGGCATCTACTTGGTCGCCAGGCTTGCCCCGGGCTTTTCGGAGGTGGCGTACTGGCAGCCGATAGTGCTTGGGCTGGGCCTGGCCACCATGCTGGTGGGCGGCTACCGGGCGCTGCGCCAGACGGACATCAAGCTCATCCTGGCGTACGGAACGGTGAGCCAGCTGGGCTTCCTGACCATGGTGGTGGGCCTGGGCACGCCGGACGCGGCCCTCGCCGGCCTCGCCATGCTGCTGGCACACGGCCTGTTCAAGGCCACCCTGTTCCTGGTGGTGGGAATCATCGACCACCAGTCCGGAACCCGCGATGTCCGCCAGCTCTCCGGCGTGTTCCGCTCCTCGCGCGCGCTCGGCATTGTGGCCGGCATCGGCGCCGCGTCCATGGCCGGCGTCCCGCTGCTGGCAGGCTTTGTGGCCAAGGAATCGGTCCTGGAAGCCTTCCTCCACCATGCCGACGGCGGGGAGCCCTGGAGCATGGTGGTCCTTGCCGGCATCGTGCTGGGCTCCATCCTCACCTTCGCCTACAGCGCCCGCTTTATGTGGGGCGCGTTCGCCGTCAAACCCGGGGTGGAACCCACGCCGTTCAAGGCGGTCAAGCCTTCCTTCCTCGCCGCTCCCGCCCTTCTCAGCCTCCTCAGCATCGTGTACGGCCTGTGGCCTGCCCCGGTGGACGCCTGGATCCAGCCGTACGCGGCACTCTTCGCCTCCACCGCGCCCGACGCCGGAACCCCGGCCGAGCAGGCAGGGCACCTTGCGCTGTGGCACGGGATCAACCCGGCGCTTGGGCTCACCGCGCTGACGTTCGCCCTGGGCCTGGCCATGCACTTCGGCCGGAGGCTGGTGGACCGTGCGCAGTCCCGGGTACCCGGCTGGATCGACGGCGACCGCATGTACCAGCTCACCATCGGCGCGCTGGACGACGTCGCGGTCTGGATCACGGGCCGCACGCAGCGTGGTTCGCTGTACTTCTACCTCTCTGTCATCCTGTCCATGGCGTTCGCACTGCCGCTGACTGTCATGCTCGTAGCGGGCAAGCCGATCCCGGAAAACCTGTACTTCATCGACCCCTACTCGCCGCTCCAGCCCGTGGTGGGCGCGGCGATTGTGATCGGTGCCCTGGCCGCGGTCAAGGCCAACAGGCGCTTCCTCGCCGTGCTGATGGTGTCGGTGACCGGATACGGGATCGCCCTGATGTTCGCCCTCCAGGGCGCGCCGGATCTTGCGCTGACCCAGATGCTGGTGGAAACCATCATTCTGGTGGCCTTTGTGCTGGCGATGCGGAGCCTCCCGGCCGAACTCCGGGACCGGACAGGCGGCCGGTACCGGGTGGTCCGCGTGATCATCGGGGCGGCGTTCGGCGTCACCATGGTCTTCGCCGCCATCTTCGCCATGGACGCACGGGTGGCGACACCTGTGTCACTGGAGTTCCCGCGCCTGGCGTATGAAGGCGGCGGCGGACTGAACATCGTCAACGTGACGCTGGTGGACATCCGCGCCTGGGATACGTTCGGCGAAATTTCCGTCCTGGCCCTCGCCGCCACCGGCGTCGCCAGCCTCATCTTCGTCCGCGGCCGCGGCGACCGGAACCTGCTCTCCGCCACCGTTGCCGAGGGCAGCGTAGGCCGGCGGGCCGCGGCGGATCCGGGGTCGCGGGAGGCCGCGGCGCTGGCCATCAGCAGGAAGTTTGCAGCGTCGACCCGGGACGCCTGGATCGTGGCAGGCCGGACCCTAGCACCGGAACGCCGTTCCATCATCTTTGAAGTAGTGACCCGGCTGATCTTCCACTCCCTGATCATTTTCTCCCTGTACCTCCTCCTGGCCGGGCACAACCTGCCGGGCGGCGGATTCGCCGGCGGTCTGACAGCCGGCCTTGCCCTCGCCATCCGTTACCTGGCGGGCGGCCGGTTTGAACTGCGGGAGGCCACACCGGTGGGTGCGGGTACGCTCCTGGGGATCGGGCTCGCGACGGCGGCCTCATCGGGTGTGGTGCCGCTGCTCCTGGGCGGCCAGGTGTTCCAGACCGCCATCATTGAGATCTGGCTGCCGGTATTCGGCGACATCAAGTTCGTCACCTCCACCCTCTTCGATATCGGGGTGTACATCGTGGTGGTGGGCCTGGTCCTGGACGTCCTGCGCAGCCTGGGCTCCGAGATCGACGAACACTTTGACGAACAAACGTCCGGGCCCGCCGAGGAAGCACCAGCCGAGGAAGCACTCGCGGAGGACGCCCTGGCCGGCGACGTGCTGGCCGCCGCGGGGCCCGCCGAAGGCCACGAGCCCGTGGCCATGTCCACCGAAACCACAGCGAAGGGCCACGGATGA